The following are encoded in a window of Streptomyces sp. 11x1 genomic DNA:
- a CDS encoding ABC transporter ATP-binding protein, with protein MGTSDTRGSTPGRSAVVLALRRYGLELLRLRRLALPALLLPALGNIGIRYVAPLLIAKLAGQAADEGGLTLGSALPYVVAFGVTLLLAEAVWRVGQHCLNRVDALGMEHLYVNGMDELLAKDAAFFHDNFAGSLTKRVLSFGKRFEDFVDTLTFRIVGSVVPLLFGAVVLWTYEPMLVVVLLAMIAVTVVAATPLIRRRQRLVHDREAAVARVSGHVADSLVNMETIRAFAAETREAEEHRDRVADSRRLTLRSWDYANLRVDTLIAPMSVLTNVLGLVVAIALGGSGRGVEEVVVAFTYFSNATQIMFEFNQIYRRLENSMTEAAQFTELLLDPPTVLDPTDPEPLAPRDTGVRFEKVRFAHAGAKPIFQGLDLDVPAGARIGLVGRSGGGKTTLTRLLLRMSDIDDGRILIGGQDISRLRQTDLRSLIAYVPQEPAMFHRSLRDNIAFARPGASDEEIHAAAEAAHVTEFVGQLPDGFATLVGERGVKLSGGQRQRVALARAILRDAPVLLLDEATSALDSESEILVQDALWRLMDGRTALVVAHRLSTVAGMDRLVVLDRGSVVEQGSHEELLAANGAYAKLWQHQSGGFLGENAEPDLTGPVPEAGLDGLPAPAPAT; from the coding sequence ATGGGGACATCAGATACGCGAGGGTCGACGCCGGGCAGGAGCGCGGTCGTTCTGGCGCTGCGCCGCTACGGTCTGGAACTGCTGCGCCTACGACGACTGGCCCTGCCGGCACTGCTGCTGCCGGCCCTGGGCAACATCGGCATCCGCTACGTCGCCCCCCTGCTGATCGCCAAGCTGGCGGGGCAGGCAGCCGACGAAGGGGGTCTCACCCTCGGTTCGGCGCTGCCGTACGTGGTGGCGTTCGGGGTGACGCTGCTGCTCGCCGAGGCCGTGTGGCGGGTCGGGCAGCACTGCCTGAACCGGGTGGACGCGCTCGGCATGGAACACCTCTACGTGAACGGAATGGACGAACTCCTCGCCAAGGACGCGGCGTTCTTCCACGACAACTTCGCCGGCTCCCTGACCAAGCGGGTGCTGAGCTTCGGCAAGCGCTTCGAGGACTTCGTCGACACGCTGACCTTCCGGATCGTGGGCAGTGTGGTCCCCCTGCTGTTCGGGGCCGTGGTGCTGTGGACCTACGAACCGATGCTCGTCGTCGTCCTGCTGGCGATGATCGCGGTGACCGTGGTGGCGGCGACACCGCTGATCCGGCGCCGGCAGCGGCTCGTCCACGACCGTGAGGCGGCGGTCGCCCGGGTCTCCGGTCATGTCGCCGACAGCCTCGTGAACATGGAGACCATCAGGGCGTTCGCGGCCGAGACACGGGAGGCCGAGGAACACCGCGACCGTGTCGCGGACTCCCGGCGCCTGACCCTGCGGTCGTGGGACTACGCCAATCTGCGCGTCGACACCCTGATCGCGCCCATGTCCGTCCTGACCAACGTGCTGGGTCTGGTGGTCGCCATCGCCCTCGGGGGCTCGGGCAGGGGAGTGGAGGAGGTCGTCGTCGCCTTCACCTACTTTTCCAACGCCACCCAGATCATGTTCGAGTTCAACCAGATCTACCGGCGTCTGGAGAACTCGATGACCGAGGCCGCGCAGTTCACCGAGCTGCTGCTGGATCCGCCCACCGTGCTCGACCCGACGGACCCCGAACCGCTCGCACCCCGCGACACCGGCGTCCGCTTCGAGAAGGTGCGCTTCGCCCACGCGGGCGCGAAGCCGATCTTCCAGGGGCTCGACCTGGACGTGCCCGCGGGCGCGCGCATCGGACTGGTCGGCAGGTCCGGCGGTGGCAAGACCACACTGACCCGGCTCCTGCTGCGGATGTCGGACATCGACGACGGACGCATCCTCATCGGTGGGCAGGACATCAGCCGGCTGCGCCAGACCGATCTGCGCTCACTGATCGCCTACGTCCCGCAGGAACCCGCCATGTTCCACCGCAGTCTGCGGGACAACATCGCCTTCGCCCGGCCCGGCGCGAGCGACGAGGAGATCCACGCCGCGGCCGAGGCCGCCCACGTCACGGAGTTCGTCGGCCAACTTCCCGACGGCTTCGCCACCCTGGTGGGGGAGCGGGGGGTGAAGCTCTCCGGCGGCCAGCGCCAGCGCGTCGCCCTCGCGCGGGCCATCCTGCGCGACGCCCCTGTCCTGCTGCTCGACGAGGCGACCAGCGCGCTGGACTCGGAGAGCGAGATCCTCGTCCAGGACGCCCTGTGGCGGTTGATGGACGGCCGGACGGCCCTCGTGGTCGCCCACCGGCTGAGTACCGTCGCCGGCATGGACCGTCTCGTGGTCCTCGACCGCGGGAGTGTCGTCGAGCAGGGCTCCCACGAGGAACTGCTCGCGGCGAATGGTGCCTACGCCAAGCTGTGGCAGCACCAGTCGGGCGGCTTCCTGGGCGAGAACGCCGAGCCGGACCTCACCGGACCGGTCCCGGAAGCCGGCCTCGACGGACTGCCGGCGCCGGCGCCGGCGACGTGA
- a CDS encoding exonuclease SbcCD subunit D, which produces MRILHTSDWHLGRSFHRVNMLGAQAEFIGRLVATVREREVDAVVVAGDVYDRAVPPLAAVELFDDALHRLAELDVPTVMISGNHDSARRLGVAAGLIGRAGIHLRTSASAAGTPVTLSDAHGDVAFYGLPYLEPALVKDEFGVEKAGHEAVLAAAMDRVRADLATRPAGTRSVVLAHAFVTGGEPSDSERDISVGGVSAVPAGVFDGVDYVALGHLHGSQTLTERVRYSGSPLPYSFSEADHRKSMWLVDLGADGSIDAGRIDCPVPRPLARLRGRLDDLLAAPDLARHEEAWVEATLTDPVRPAEPMARLCERFPHTLSLVFAPERAPGDPDVSYARRLAGRDDQQIAEDFVAHVRGTGPDAHERTVLRDAFDAVRADETVREVAR; this is translated from the coding sequence TTGAGAATTCTGCACACATCCGACTGGCATCTCGGTCGGTCGTTCCACCGGGTGAACATGCTCGGCGCGCAGGCCGAGTTCATCGGCCGTCTGGTCGCGACCGTGCGGGAGCGCGAGGTCGACGCGGTGGTCGTGGCGGGGGACGTGTACGACCGGGCGGTGCCGCCGCTGGCCGCGGTCGAGCTCTTCGACGACGCCCTGCACCGCCTGGCCGAGCTGGACGTGCCCACCGTGATGATCTCCGGCAACCACGACTCGGCGCGACGGCTCGGCGTCGCGGCTGGCCTCATCGGCCGGGCCGGCATCCATCTGCGGACGTCGGCCTCGGCCGCCGGAACCCCCGTGACGCTGTCGGACGCCCACGGCGACGTCGCGTTCTACGGGCTGCCCTACCTCGAACCCGCGCTCGTGAAGGACGAGTTCGGGGTCGAGAAGGCCGGCCACGAAGCGGTGCTCGCCGCCGCCATGGACCGGGTCAGGGCCGACCTGGCCACCCGGCCGGCGGGCACCCGTTCCGTCGTCCTGGCCCACGCCTTCGTCACCGGCGGCGAGCCCAGCGACAGCGAGCGCGACATCTCCGTCGGCGGCGTCTCCGCCGTGCCCGCCGGTGTCTTCGACGGCGTCGACTACGTGGCGCTGGGTCATCTGCACGGCAGCCAGACCCTCACCGAGCGCGTGCGCTACTCCGGTTCCCCGCTGCCGTACTCCTTCTCCGAGGCCGACCACCGCAAGAGCATGTGGCTGGTGGACCTCGGCGCCGACGGTTCGATCGACGCCGGGCGGATCGACTGCCCCGTGCCGCGCCCCCTCGCCCGGCTCCGGGGGCGACTGGACGACCTGCTCGCCGCCCCGGACCTGGCCCGGCACGAGGAGGCGTGGGTCGAGGCCACCCTCACCGACCCCGTCCGGCCCGCCGAGCCCATGGCAAGGCTCTGCGAACGCTTCCCGCACACCCTCAGCCTCGTCTTCGCCCCCGAACGCGCCCCCGGCGACCCGGACGTCTCCTACGCCCGGCGCCTGGCCGGCCGGGACGACCAGCAGATCGCCGAGGACTTCGTGGCCCATGTCCGCGGTACCGGCCCCGACGCACACGAACGGACCGTGCTCAGGGACGCGTTCGACGCCGTACGGGCCGACGAGACGGTCCGGGAGGTCGCCCGATGA
- a CDS encoding SMC family ATPase → MRLHRLDITAFGPFGGTESVDFDELSAAGLFLLHGPTGAGKTSVLDAVCYALYGSVPGARQSSQGMNLRSDHAAPADRTEVRLELTVAGRRLEVTRQPPWERPKKRGTGTTVEKAQSWLREYDAAAGAWKDLSRSHQEIGEEITQLLGMSREQFCQVVLLPQGDFARFLRADAEARGRLLGRLFDTHHFAAVEKRLADRRRETEARVREGDAALLADAHRMQQAAGHAPDLPELSPGDPGLADAVLAWAAVARSTARERLTIAHCARAAAESARAAADRVLDDVREVARLQRRFAEARERAARLEERADAHREDRARMERARKAEAVAPALELRDVAEAEHRRARGEEEAARARLSGEYADAGAAGLAAAARRASEELGALESARRAERRLAVLRTEQAELDSEERADEGVLQDAEGWLAEWETTRAGLRGRIESAQEAAARAEQLAVRREPAERRLAAARQRDRLGRDTDAAQAEVLRLTERAGQARTHWLDLKEQRLSGIAAELAAELVEGRPCAVCGGTEHPAPARKVAGHVDREAEEKALAAFQRADEERVGAERQLGLAQRVLAAASAEAGDAPTERLAVTAAELEREHTQARRLALDLHPAQEALLHAEQERDRRAAARQEAAVRAASRDTRRDTLERERAALEAELAEARGDAESVAELAGRLEVRAAKLDGAAEAARAADDTAQRLKDADARLADAAFRAGFDTPREAAAAVLDDAAHRDLQHRLDAWQSEEAAVRAVLAEAETAAAAQQPPVDLGTAERDAEAAARRLQHTVSAWDAAERSSVQLDELSARATASVRRLAPLREEYDRVARMAGLAAGTSADNERRMRLEAYVLAARLEQVAAAATVRLQRMSSGRYTLVHSDDRAGRGRSGLGLHVVDAWTGRERDTATLSGGETFFASLALALGLADVVTDEAGGVRLDTLFIDEGFGSLDDQTLDEVLDVLDALRERDRSVGIVSHVADLRRRIHAQLEVVKERTGSVVRQRGR, encoded by the coding sequence ATGAGGCTCCATCGGCTCGACATCACCGCCTTCGGCCCCTTCGGCGGCACCGAGTCCGTCGACTTCGACGAGCTCTCGGCCGCCGGACTGTTCCTGCTGCACGGTCCGACCGGCGCCGGCAAGACCTCGGTCCTGGACGCCGTCTGCTACGCGCTGTACGGCTCGGTGCCGGGGGCCCGGCAGAGCAGCCAGGGCATGAACCTGCGCAGCGACCACGCGGCACCCGCGGACCGCACCGAGGTCCGCCTCGAACTCACCGTCGCGGGACGCCGGTTGGAGGTCACGCGGCAGCCCCCGTGGGAGCGCCCCAAGAAACGCGGCACGGGCACCACCGTCGAGAAGGCGCAGAGCTGGCTGCGCGAGTACGACGCGGCCGCCGGCGCCTGGAAGGACCTCAGCCGCTCCCACCAGGAGATCGGCGAGGAGATCACCCAGCTCCTGGGGATGAGCCGGGAACAGTTCTGCCAGGTCGTGCTGTTGCCGCAGGGCGACTTCGCGCGGTTCCTGCGCGCCGACGCCGAGGCGCGCGGGCGGCTCCTCGGCCGTCTCTTCGACACCCACCACTTCGCCGCCGTCGAGAAGCGGCTCGCCGACCGCCGCCGGGAGACCGAGGCCCGGGTGCGCGAGGGCGACGCGGCACTGCTCGCCGACGCCCACCGGATGCAGCAGGCGGCGGGGCACGCCCCGGATCTGCCCGAGCTGTCCCCCGGGGACCCCGGTCTCGCCGACGCGGTCCTCGCCTGGGCCGCCGTGGCCCGCAGCACCGCCCGGGAACGGCTCACCATCGCCCACTGCGCGCGGGCGGCGGCGGAGTCGGCCCGGGCCGCGGCCGACCGCGTCCTGGACGACGTACGCGAAGTGGCGCGGCTGCAAAGACGGTTCGCGGAGGCCCGGGAGCGCGCCGCGCGGTTGGAGGAGCGGGCGGACGCCCACCGGGAGGACCGGGCGCGGATGGAGCGCGCCCGCAAGGCGGAGGCCGTGGCCCCGGCACTGGAGCTGCGCGACGTGGCCGAGGCCGAGCACCGCAGGGCGCGAGGGGAGGAGGAGGCCGCGAGAGCGCGCCTGTCGGGGGAGTACGCCGACGCCGGTGCCGCCGGACTCGCCGCCGCCGCCCGCAGGGCCTCCGAGGAGCTGGGGGCGCTGGAGTCGGCCCGCCGTGCGGAGCGGCGACTGGCCGTACTCCGCACCGAACAGGCCGAGTTGGACAGCGAGGAGCGGGCGGACGAGGGCGTCCTGCAGGACGCCGAGGGCTGGCTCGCCGAGTGGGAGACCACCCGGGCCGGGCTGCGCGGCCGAATCGAGTCCGCGCAGGAGGCCGCCGCCCGCGCCGAACAGCTCGCCGTGCGGCGCGAACCCGCCGAGCGACGGCTCGCCGCCGCCCGTCAGCGCGACCGGCTCGGCCGCGACACCGACGCCGCCCAGGCGGAGGTGCTCCGGCTCACGGAGCGGGCGGGGCAGGCCCGCACCCACTGGCTGGACCTGAAGGAACAGCGGCTGTCGGGGATCGCGGCGGAGCTGGCCGCCGAGCTCGTCGAGGGGCGGCCGTGCGCCGTCTGCGGCGGCACGGAGCACCCCGCGCCCGCCCGGAAGGTCGCGGGCCATGTGGACCGCGAGGCGGAGGAGAAGGCGCTCGCCGCCTTCCAGCGGGCCGATGAGGAGAGGGTCGGCGCGGAACGGCAACTGGGGCTAGCGCAAAGGGTGTTGGCCGCCGCGAGCGCCGAGGCGGGCGACGCGCCGACCGAGCGGCTCGCCGTGACGGCGGCGGAGCTGGAGCGGGAGCACACGCAGGCCCGGCGGCTCGCCCTCGACCTGCACCCCGCGCAGGAGGCGCTGCTCCACGCCGAACAGGAACGCGATCGCCGGGCCGCCGCACGACAGGAGGCGGCGGTCAGGGCCGCGTCCCGCGACACCCGGCGCGACACCCTGGAGCGGGAACGCGCGGCCCTGGAGGCCGAGTTGGCCGAGGCCCGGGGTGACGCCGAGAGCGTGGCCGAGCTGGCCGGCCGGCTGGAGGTGCGGGCCGCGAAGCTCGACGGGGCCGCCGAGGCCGCCCGGGCGGCCGATGACACCGCGCAGCGGCTGAAGGACGCCGACGCGCGCCTGGCGGACGCGGCGTTCCGCGCCGGGTTCGACACCCCGCGGGAGGCAGCCGCCGCCGTGCTCGACGACGCCGCCCACCGGGATCTCCAACACCGCCTCGACGCCTGGCAGTCGGAGGAGGCGGCCGTGCGGGCCGTGCTCGCGGAGGCGGAGACGGCTGCCGCGGCCCAGCAGCCGCCCGTCGATCTCGGGACCGCCGAGCGGGACGCCGAAGCCGCCGCCCGACGGCTCCAACACACCGTCTCGGCATGGGACGCCGCCGAGCGCAGCAGCGTCCAGCTCGACGAGCTGTCCGCGCGGGCCACCGCCTCCGTACGCCGGCTGGCACCGCTGCGCGAGGAGTACGACCGGGTCGCGCGGATGGCGGGGCTCGCGGCCGGCACCTCCGCCGACAACGAGCGCCGGATGCGGCTGGAGGCGTACGTCCTCGCCGCCCGGCTGGAACAGGTCGCGGCCGCCGCGACCGTACGGCTCCAGCGGATGTCCTCCGGCCGCTACACCCTCGTCCACTCCGACGACCGGGCCGGACGCGGGCGCAGCGGGCTCGGGCTGCACGTCGTCGACGCCTGGACGGGGCGGGAGCGGGACACGGCCACGCTCTCCGGTGGCGAGACGTTCTTCGCCTCCCTCGCGCTCGCCCTCGGTCTGGCCGACGTCGTCACCGACGAGGCGGGCGGCGTACGGCTCGACACTCTCTTCATCGACGAGGGGTTCGGCAGCCTCGACGACCAGACCCTCGACGAGGTCCTCGACGTCCTCGACGCGTTGCGCGAACGCGACCGCAGTGTCGGCATCGTCAGCCACGTCGCCGATCTGCGCAGGCGGATCCATGCCCAGCTGGAGGTCGTGAAGGAACGGACGGGATCGGTCGTGCGGCAGCGAGGTCGGTGA
- a CDS encoding Lrp/AsnC family transcriptional regulator codes for MPANSPYLPDATDWRILEVLQREGRASFAELARAVSMSASAVTERVRRLEEAGVIQGYAAVVDPERLGLPILAFVRLRYPTGNYKPFHDLVAVTPEILEAHHVTGDDCFVIKVAARSMRHLEEVSGKIGALGSVTTSVVYSSPLPRRPLGR; via the coding sequence ATGCCCGCGAATTCCCCGTATCTGCCCGATGCCACCGACTGGCGCATCCTGGAGGTCCTCCAGCGCGAGGGCCGGGCCAGCTTCGCCGAGCTCGCCCGTGCCGTGTCGATGTCGGCGAGCGCCGTGACCGAGCGGGTGCGACGCCTGGAGGAGGCGGGCGTGATCCAGGGCTACGCGGCCGTCGTGGACCCGGAGCGGCTGGGGCTGCCGATCCTGGCGTTCGTCCGCCTGCGCTACCCGACGGGGAACTACAAGCCGTTCCACGATCTGGTGGCCGTCACGCCCGAGATCCTGGAGGCGCACCACGTCACGGGCGACGACTGCTTCGTGATCAAGGTCGCGGCCCGTTCGATGCGACACCTGGAGGAGGTGTCGGGCAAGATCGGCGCACTCGGGTCGGTGACGACGAGCGTCGTCTACTCCTCACCGCTGCCCCGCCGCCCGCTGGGTCGGTGA
- a CDS encoding rhodanese-like domain-containing protein, translating to MTIATASAANAVLRVAPAAPAEAAAYFRASLVFHADVSDVAAALAADGDPGFVVLDSRSTASWDQGHVPGAVHLPTALIPEQAERLLDKSVPVVTYCWGPGCNGATRAALALAELGFQVKEMLGGFEYWAREGFAFETWEGEGRRTADPLTAPVDAEDCGC from the coding sequence ATGACCATCGCCACCGCGTCCGCCGCCAACGCCGTCCTGCGGGTCGCCCCCGCCGCCCCGGCCGAGGCCGCCGCGTACTTCCGGGCCAGTCTCGTCTTCCACGCCGACGTCTCCGATGTGGCCGCCGCGCTCGCCGCCGACGGCGACCCCGGCTTCGTGGTCCTCGACTCCCGCTCCACCGCGTCCTGGGACCAGGGCCACGTCCCGGGCGCGGTCCACCTCCCCACCGCTCTCATCCCCGAACAGGCCGAGCGACTGCTCGACAAGTCCGTGCCCGTCGTCACCTACTGCTGGGGCCCCGGCTGCAACGGCGCGACCCGCGCCGCCCTCGCCCTCGCCGAACTCGGCTTCCAGGTCAAGGAGATGCTCGGCGGGTTCGAGTACTGGGCGCGCGAGGGCTTCGCGTTCGAGACCTGGGAGGGCGAGGGGCGACGCACGGCGGACCCGCTCACCGCGCCCGTGGACGCCGAGGACTGCGGCTGCTGA
- a CDS encoding immunity 21 family protein, whose translation MAGYADAAVVPDVVRWVESSGGPLIAIPEAVLPFWAGADGDETSSDYDRACEVDGDVGLLPVGDTRVLVLGDEPASTAYLPEHGVFVRWYAADSETELLSGVPAALDNAVWGPELSWRVPGPVVLLDAVWPGRSLPETDHARVELAPGHYGVSAARVSTGPETWLGLVRVRSQSDI comes from the coding sequence ATGGCTGGATACGCGGACGCGGCGGTGGTACCCGATGTGGTGCGGTGGGTGGAGTCGAGCGGAGGACCGCTCATCGCGATACCTGAGGCGGTGCTGCCGTTCTGGGCGGGCGCCGACGGTGACGAGACGTCCTCGGACTACGACCGGGCCTGCGAGGTCGACGGAGACGTCGGCCTGCTCCCCGTCGGCGACACCCGCGTCCTGGTCCTCGGCGACGAACCCGCGTCCACCGCGTATCTGCCCGAGCACGGCGTCTTCGTCCGCTGGTACGCGGCCGACTCCGAGACCGAACTCCTCTCGGGCGTTCCGGCGGCCCTCGACAACGCGGTCTGGGGGCCGGAGCTGAGCTGGCGGGTGCCGGGTCCGGTCGTCCTCCTGGACGCCGTCTGGCCCGGCAGGTCGCTGCCGGAGACCGACCACGCACGGGTGGAACTGGCTCCTGGCCACTACGGGGTCAGCGCCGCCCGGGTCTCGACGGGCCCGGAGACCTGGCTGGGCCTGGTCAGGGTGAGATCCCAGTCCGACATCTGA
- a CDS encoding DUF885 domain-containing protein yields MSDTKSPLPREVADVYVDDLIALDPVTGTYLGVKESSGKLPDTSPAGQEARAELIRTTLARLDEAERRPGADSDVERRCARLLRERLTAELAVHEAEEGLRAVGNMVTPPHEVREVFTITPAETEEDWAAIAERLRAVPTAYAGYRQSLALGLERKLYAGPRPTATFIGQLTEWADTDGSGRGWFGDFAAAGPESLRAELDEAARGATRAVVELRDWMRDVYAPAVEGAPDTVGRERYGRLVRYFTGSDLDLDEAYAYGWAEFHRLLGEMKEEAAKILPGAETPWVALAHLDEHGRHIEGVDEVRTWLQSLMDEAIEALDGTHFDLAEPVRKVESCIAPPGGAAAPYYSAPTEDFSRPGRTWLPTMGATRFPVYDLVSTWYHEGVPGHHLQLAQWVYVKDDLSRYQATIGGVSANAEGWALYAERLMDELGFLKDAEERLGYLDAQMMRAARVIVDIGMHLELEIPADSPFHPGERWTVDLAQEFFGAHSSRPADFVESELTRYLTMPGQAIGYKLGERAWLLGRENARRRHGEAFDAKSWHMAALSQGSLGLDDLVDELSRL; encoded by the coding sequence ATGTCTGACACCAAGAGCCCCCTGCCCCGTGAGGTCGCCGACGTGTACGTCGACGACCTCATCGCCCTCGACCCCGTGACCGGTACGTATCTGGGTGTGAAGGAGAGTTCCGGCAAGTTGCCGGACACCTCGCCGGCCGGTCAGGAGGCCCGCGCGGAGCTGATCCGGACGACGCTCGCGCGCCTCGACGAGGCGGAGCGGCGACCGGGCGCGGACAGTGACGTCGAGCGCCGGTGCGCGCGCCTGCTGCGCGAGCGGCTGACGGCGGAGCTGGCCGTGCACGAGGCCGAGGAGGGGCTGCGCGCCGTCGGCAACATGGTCACGCCGCCGCACGAGGTGCGTGAGGTGTTCACGATCACCCCGGCGGAGACCGAGGAGGACTGGGCGGCGATCGCGGAGCGGCTGCGCGCGGTGCCGACGGCCTACGCCGGTTACCGCCAGTCCCTGGCGCTCGGCCTGGAGCGGAAGCTGTACGCGGGTCCCCGCCCGACCGCGACCTTCATCGGCCAGCTCACCGAGTGGGCGGACACGGACGGTTCGGGGCGCGGCTGGTTCGGGGACTTCGCGGCGGCCGGGCCCGAGTCGCTGCGTGCCGAGCTGGACGAGGCCGCGCGCGGGGCGACCCGGGCCGTGGTGGAGCTGCGCGACTGGATGCGCGACGTGTACGCCCCTGCGGTGGAGGGGGCGCCGGACACGGTCGGCCGGGAGCGCTACGGCAGGCTGGTCCGCTACTTCACGGGTTCGGACCTGGACCTCGACGAGGCGTACGCGTACGGCTGGGCCGAGTTCCACCGTCTCCTCGGCGAGATGAAGGAGGAGGCCGCGAAGATCCTGCCCGGCGCCGAGACGCCCTGGGTGGCGCTCGCGCACCTGGACGAGCACGGGCGGCACATCGAGGGCGTCGACGAGGTGCGCACCTGGCTGCAGTCGTTGATGGACGAGGCGATCGAGGCGCTGGACGGCACCCACTTCGACCTCGCCGAGCCGGTGCGCAAGGTCGAGTCCTGCATCGCCCCGCCCGGTGGCGCCGCGGCCCCCTACTACTCGGCCCCGACCGAGGACTTCTCCCGCCCGGGCCGCACCTGGCTGCCGACGATGGGGGCGACCCGCTTCCCGGTGTACGACCTGGTCTCCACCTGGTACCACGAGGGCGTTCCCGGTCACCACCTCCAGCTCGCGCAGTGGGTGTACGTCAAGGACGACCTGTCCCGCTACCAGGCCACGATCGGTGGGGTGAGCGCCAACGCCGAGGGCTGGGCCCTGTACGCGGAGCGGCTCATGGACGAACTGGGGTTCCTCAAGGACGCGGAGGAGCGGCTCGGCTATCTGGACGCGCAGATGATGCGCGCGGCCCGGGTGATCGTCGACATCGGTATGCACCTGGAGCTGGAGATCCCGGCGGACTCACCCTTCCACCCGGGCGAGCGCTGGACCGTGGATCTGGCCCAGGAGTTCTTCGGCGCCCACAGCAGCCGGCCGGCGGACTTCGTGGAGAGCGAGCTGACGCGCTATCTGACGATGCCGGGGCAGGCCATCGGCTACAAGCTCGGCGAGCGGGCCTGGCTGCTGGGCCGGGAGAACGCCAGGCGGCGCCACGGCGAGGCCTTCGACGCCAAGTCCTGGCACATGGCCGCGCTGTCCCAGGGTTCGCTGGGCCTGGACGACCTGGTGGACGAGCTGTCCCGGCTGTGA
- a CDS encoding Lrp/AsnC family transcriptional regulator: MADSVVLDPVDLHLLRLLQNDARTTYRDLAAQVGVAPSTCLDRVTRLRRAGVILGHQLRLDPAKLGRGLEALLSVQVRPHRRELVGPFVERIRALPESRTVYHLTGPDDYLVHVAVADMADLQRLVLDEFTSQREVARVETRLIFQQWECGPLLPPDTDRPTP; encoded by the coding sequence ATGGCCGATTCCGTCGTACTCGATCCGGTGGACCTCCATCTGCTGCGGCTGTTGCAGAACGACGCCCGGACGACGTACCGGGACCTCGCGGCGCAGGTCGGGGTGGCGCCGTCCACCTGTCTGGACCGGGTGACACGGCTGCGCCGTGCGGGCGTGATCCTCGGCCATCAGCTGCGACTGGATCCGGCCAAGCTGGGGCGGGGGCTGGAGGCATTGCTGTCGGTGCAGGTCAGGCCGCACCGGCGGGAGTTGGTGGGACCGTTCGTGGAGCGGATCCGGGCGTTGCCGGAGTCTCGGACCGTGTATCACCTCACCGGGCCGGACGACTATCTCGTGCACGTCGCGGTCGCGGACATGGCGGATCTGCAGCGCCTGGTCCTCGACGAGTTCACGTCGCAGCGCGAGGTGGCGCGGGTGGAGACCCGGTTGATCTTCCAGCAGTGGGAGTGCGGACCCCTGCTGCCTCCGGACACGGACCGGCCCACACCCTGA